The Streptomyces avermitilis MA-4680 = NBRC 14893 genome contains a region encoding:
- the infC gene encoding translation initiation factor IF-3, with protein MWCYRGGSISTEPRINDRIRVPEVRLVGPSGEQVGIVPLAKALELAQEYDLDLVEVAASARPPVCKLMDYGKFKYESAMKAREARKNQAHTVIKEMKLRPKIDPHDYDTKKGHVVRFLKQGDKVKITIMFRGREQSRPELGYRLLQRLATDVEDLGFVESSPKQDGRNMIMVLGPHKKKTEAMAEAREAQAARKAEAKANPGRSQNAADEDIPEGELPEGEVPEAETTEAAEAPAEASTEA; from the coding sequence GTGTGGTGCTACCGAGGAGGATCCATCAGCACAGAGCCCCGCATCAACGACCGGATTCGCGTTCCCGAGGTGCGACTTGTCGGTCCCAGCGGTGAGCAGGTCGGGATTGTTCCGCTTGCCAAGGCCCTGGAGCTTGCGCAGGAGTACGACCTTGACCTGGTCGAGGTGGCCGCGAGCGCGCGCCCGCCGGTCTGCAAGCTCATGGACTACGGGAAGTTCAAGTACGAGTCGGCCATGAAGGCCCGTGAGGCGCGCAAGAACCAGGCGCACACGGTCATCAAGGAGATGAAGCTCCGGCCGAAGATCGACCCGCACGACTATGACACCAAGAAGGGTCACGTCGTCCGGTTCCTCAAGCAGGGCGACAAGGTCAAGATCACGATCATGTTCCGTGGTCGCGAGCAGTCCCGGCCGGAACTCGGCTACCGACTGCTGCAGCGTCTCGCCACGGACGTCGAGGACCTCGGATTCGTCGAGTCGAGTCCGAAGCAGGACGGCCGAAACATGATCATGGTTCTCGGTCCGCACAAGAAGAAGACCGAGGCGATGGCCGAGGCCCGTGAGGCCCAGGCGGCTCGCAAGGCCGAAGCGAAGGCCAACCCCGGCCGCTCGCAGAACGCCGCCGACGAAGACATCCCCGAGGGCGAGCTTCCCGAGGGCGAGGTCCCCGAGGCCGAGACCACCGAGGCCGCCGAGGCCCCGGCCGAGGCTTCCACCGAGGCCTGA
- the rpmI gene encoding 50S ribosomal protein L35: protein MPKNKSHSGASKRFKVTGSGKVLRERAGKRHLLEHKSSRLTRRLTGNAEMAPGDAKKIKKLLGK, encoded by the coding sequence ATGCCGAAGAACAAGTCGCACAGCGGTGCCAGCAAGCGCTTCAAGGTCACCGGCTCCGGCAAGGTGCTCCGTGAGCGCGCCGGCAAGCGCCACCTGCTCGAGCACAAGTCGTCGCGCCTGACGCGCCGCCTCACCGGCAACGCCGAGATGGCCCCGGGCGACGCCAAGAAGATCAAGAAGCTTCTCGGCAAGTGA
- a CDS encoding ATP-binding protein — MSVGTSGAQKAPRAQDVRGTPASRRGDLAELGIDPDELPDGLVVADEHGRVICFNAAAARITAVSAADALGQRLERALPLEDLEGRRWWQLTDPYGGLAIRVAQPERNLLLPGGREVLVSVRYVRTRPTGPVRRLVVSLRDTEARRRTERSHAELIATVAHELRSPLTSVKGFTATLLAKWERFTDDQKKLMLETVDADANRVTRLIAELLDISRIDSGRLEVRRQPVDIGAAVGRHIQAYVAAGQPADRFLLRIEQPLPALWADPDKIDQVLSNLLENAVRHGEGTVTIDVTPSASPRERTDDEGTAHAATSVTVSDEGPGIPEESMNRVFTRFWRGSKRGGTGLGLYIVKGIVEAHGGGITVGRAPGGGAEFRFTLPVATPAYLL; from the coding sequence ATGAGTGTCGGCACGAGCGGTGCACAGAAGGCGCCGCGAGCACAGGACGTGCGCGGCACACCCGCGTCCCGGCGCGGTGATCTGGCCGAACTCGGCATCGACCCCGACGAACTGCCCGACGGACTGGTCGTGGCGGACGAACACGGGCGGGTGATCTGCTTCAACGCCGCGGCGGCCCGTATCACCGCCGTGTCCGCCGCCGACGCCCTCGGGCAGCGGCTGGAGCGCGCCCTGCCGTTGGAGGACCTCGAAGGCCGCCGCTGGTGGCAGCTGACCGACCCCTACGGCGGCCTCGCGATCCGCGTCGCACAGCCCGAGCGCAACCTGCTGCTCCCCGGCGGCCGGGAAGTCCTCGTGTCGGTGCGCTACGTGCGGACGAGGCCCACCGGGCCGGTCCGCCGCCTCGTCGTCTCCCTGCGGGACACCGAAGCCCGTCGTCGCACCGAGCGCAGCCACGCCGAGCTGATCGCCACCGTCGCCCACGAACTGCGCTCCCCGCTCACCTCGGTCAAGGGCTTCACCGCCACGCTGCTCGCCAAGTGGGAGCGCTTCACCGACGACCAGAAGAAACTCATGCTGGAGACCGTCGACGCCGACGCGAACCGTGTGACGCGGCTCATCGCCGAGCTGCTCGACATCTCCCGCATCGACTCCGGACGCCTCGAGGTGCGCCGTCAGCCCGTCGACATCGGCGCGGCCGTCGGGCGGCACATCCAGGCGTACGTCGCCGCGGGGCAGCCCGCCGACCGGTTCCTGCTCCGCATAGAGCAGCCCCTGCCCGCCCTGTGGGCCGACCCCGACAAGATCGACCAGGTGCTCAGCAACCTCCTCGAAAATGCGGTGCGGCACGGCGAGGGAACCGTCACGATCGACGTAACGCCCTCGGCGTCCCCGCGCGAGCGGACGGACGACGAGGGCACTGCGCACGCTGCCACGTCGGTCACGGTGAGCGACGAGGGTCCCGGCATCCCGGAGGAGTCCATGAACCGCGTCTTCACCCGCTTCTGGCGGGGCAGCAAGCGCGGCGGCACGGGCCTCGGGCTCTACATCGTCAAGGGCATCGTCGAGGCCCACGGCGGCGGCATCACGGTCGGCCGCGCCCCCGGCGGCGGCGCCGAATTCCGATTTACGTTGCCCGTGGCCACCCCGGCGTATCTGCTGTAG
- the rplT gene encoding 50S ribosomal protein L20 gives MARVKRAVNAHKKRRAILEAASGYRGQRSRLYRKAKEQVTHSLVYNYNDRKKRKGDFRQLWIQRINAAARANGMTYNRLIQGLKAANIEVDRKILAELAVNDAGAFAALVEVAQKALPSDVNAPKAA, from the coding sequence GTGGCACGCGTCAAGCGGGCAGTCAACGCCCACAAGAAGCGCCGGGCGATCCTCGAGGCGGCCTCCGGCTACCGCGGTCAGCGTTCGCGCCTGTACCGCAAGGCCAAGGAGCAGGTCACCCACTCGCTGGTCTACAACTACAACGACCGCAAGAAGCGCAAGGGCGACTTCCGTCAGCTGTGGATCCAGCGCATCAACGCCGCTGCCCGCGCCAACGGCATGACGTACAACCGCCTCATCCAGGGTCTGAAGGCCGCCAACATCGAGGTGGACCGCAAGATCCTCGCGGAGCTGGCTGTCAACGACGCGGGCGCGTTCGCCGCGCTCGTCGAGGTCGCGCAGAAGGCCCTGCCGTCGGACGTGAACGCGCCGAAGGCTGCGTGA
- the pheT gene encoding phenylalanine--tRNA ligase subunit beta has protein sequence MRVPLSWLREYVDLPATETGRDVQAKLVSAGLEVERVEQLGADLKGPLAVGQVLTIEELEGFKKPIRFCTVDVGQANGTGEPQEIVCGARNFSVGDKVVVVLPGAVLPGNFAIAARKTYGRTSHGMICSGDELGMGDDGSGGIIVLPPEYEVGTDAIELLELVDEVLDIAVTPDRGYCLSLRGIARETAIAYGLPLRDPALLDVPAPNAFGHPVKISEPLGCDRFTARTVTGLDPEARSPIWLQRRLQKAGMRSISLAVDITNYVMLELGQPLHAYDRSRIQGAIGVRRAEQGEKLTTLDGTQRTLDAEDLVITDDRGPIGLAGVMGGAHTEIDDTEGTTTEVVIEAAHFDPISVARTARRHKLASEASKRFERGVDPLAASAAAQRTVDLLVLLAGGSADAGVTEVITPSAPHTITIPANHPDRVAGVEYGRETVVRRLQEVGCDVYGQDELLVTVPSWRPDLTDPNDLAEEVIRLEGYENLPSTLPKPPAGRGLTERQRLHRRVGRALAGAGYVEAPNYPFIGEHVFDQFGLAADDPKRRVVKLVNPLSEEEPALRTTLLPGLLGALRRNDGRGSHDLALFETGLVFHPRAEQRIAVRLPVDRRPTDEEIASLTAALPEQPRHAAVVLAGAREQAGWWGKGRPADWADAVEAARTLAREAGTELLVRAGQYGPWHPGRCAELAVVLDGEEKVIGYAGELHPGVLKTLGLPARTSAMELNLDALEQASAGVVKGPRISTFPVATQDVALVVDKTVPHADVEAALREGAGELLESIRLFDVYESEQLGAGKKSLAYALRFRAADRTLTVEEASTARDAAVALAAERTGAALRS, from the coding sequence ATGCGGGTCCCGCTTTCCTGGCTGCGGGAGTACGTCGACCTCCCCGCCACCGAGACCGGCCGCGATGTGCAGGCCAAGCTCGTTTCCGCCGGCCTCGAGGTCGAGAGGGTCGAGCAGCTCGGCGCCGACCTCAAGGGCCCCCTGGCCGTCGGCCAGGTGCTGACCATCGAGGAGCTGGAGGGCTTCAAGAAGCCGATCCGCTTCTGCACCGTCGACGTCGGCCAGGCCAACGGCACCGGTGAGCCCCAGGAGATCGTCTGCGGCGCCCGCAACTTCTCCGTCGGCGACAAGGTCGTCGTGGTCCTGCCCGGCGCCGTCCTGCCCGGCAACTTCGCGATCGCCGCGCGCAAGACGTACGGCAGGACCTCGCACGGCATGATCTGCTCCGGCGACGAGCTGGGCATGGGCGACGACGGCTCCGGCGGCATCATCGTGCTCCCGCCGGAGTACGAGGTCGGCACCGACGCCATCGAGCTGCTCGAGCTGGTCGACGAGGTCCTCGACATCGCCGTCACGCCCGACCGCGGCTACTGCCTGTCGCTGCGCGGCATCGCCCGCGAGACCGCCATCGCGTACGGCCTGCCGCTGCGCGACCCGGCGCTGCTCGACGTGCCGGCCCCGAACGCGTTCGGCCACCCGGTGAAGATCTCCGAGCCGCTGGGCTGCGACCGCTTCACCGCGCGCACGGTGACCGGCCTCGACCCCGAGGCGCGCTCCCCGATCTGGCTCCAGCGTCGGCTCCAGAAGGCCGGCATGCGCTCGATCTCGCTGGCCGTCGACATCACCAACTACGTGATGCTGGAGCTGGGCCAGCCCCTGCACGCCTACGACCGCTCCCGCATCCAGGGCGCGATCGGCGTGCGCCGGGCGGAGCAGGGCGAGAAGCTCACCACCCTCGACGGCACCCAGCGCACGCTGGACGCCGAGGACCTGGTCATCACCGACGACCGCGGGCCCATCGGGCTCGCGGGCGTCATGGGCGGCGCCCACACCGAGATCGACGACACCGAGGGCACGACCACCGAGGTCGTCATCGAGGCCGCGCACTTCGACCCGATCTCCGTCGCCCGCACGGCCCGCCGCCACAAGCTGGCCTCCGAGGCGTCCAAGCGCTTCGAGCGCGGCGTCGACCCGCTGGCCGCCTCCGCCGCCGCCCAGCGCACGGTCGACCTGCTGGTGCTCCTCGCCGGCGGCAGCGCCGACGCGGGCGTCACGGAGGTCATCACGCCCTCCGCGCCGCACACCATCACCATCCCGGCGAACCACCCGGACCGGGTGGCAGGAGTCGAGTACGGCCGCGAGACCGTCGTACGCCGTCTCCAGGAGGTCGGCTGCGACGTCTACGGGCAGGACGAGCTGCTCGTCACCGTGCCGTCCTGGCGGCCCGACCTGACCGACCCGAACGACCTGGCCGAGGAGGTCATCCGGCTCGAGGGCTACGAGAACCTGCCCTCGACCCTGCCCAAGCCCCCCGCGGGCCGGGGCCTGACCGAGCGGCAGCGGCTGCACCGCCGCGTCGGCCGCGCGCTGGCCGGCGCCGGATACGTCGAGGCGCCGAACTACCCCTTCATCGGGGAGCACGTCTTCGACCAGTTCGGCCTCGCCGCCGACGACCCGAAGCGCCGGGTCGTCAAGCTGGTCAACCCGCTCTCCGAGGAGGAGCCCGCGCTCCGCACGACGCTGCTGCCGGGCCTGCTCGGCGCGCTGCGCCGCAACGACGGGCGCGGTTCGCACGACCTGGCGCTCTTCGAGACCGGGCTGGTCTTCCACCCGCGCGCGGAGCAGCGCATCGCGGTCCGGCTGCCCGTCGACCGCCGTCCCACGGACGAGGAGATCGCCTCCCTCACCGCCGCGCTGCCCGAGCAGCCCCGGCACGCCGCCGTCGTCCTCGCGGGCGCCCGCGAGCAGGCCGGCTGGTGGGGCAAGGGCCGCCCGGCCGACTGGGCCGACGCGGTCGAGGCCGCACGCACCCTGGCCCGCGAGGCGGGGACCGAACTCCTCGTGCGCGCCGGCCAGTACGGGCCGTGGCACCCGGGCCGCTGCGCCGAGCTCGCCGTCGTCCTCGACGGCGAGGAGAAGGTCATCGGGTACGCCGGCGAGCTGCACCCCGGTGTCCTGAAGACGCTGGGTCTGCCCGCGCGCACCAGCGCGATGGAGCTGAACCTGGACGCGCTGGAGCAGGCGAGCGCGGGCGTCGTGAAGGGGCCCCGGATCTCCACGTTCCCGGTCGCCACCCAGGACGTCGCGCTGGTCGTCGACAAGACGGTTCCGCACGCGGACGTCGAGGCGGCACTGCGCGAGGGTGCGGGTGAACTCCTGGAGTCCATCCGGCTGTTCGACGTGTACGAGAGCGAGCAGCTCGGCGCGGGCAAGAAGTCCCTCGCCTACGCGCTGCGCTTCCGTGCCGCCGACCGCACCCTGACCGTCGAGGAGGCCTCCACGGCCCGCGACGCGGCGGTGGCGCTGGCCGCCGAGCGCACAGGGGCGGCACTGCGGAGCTAG
- a CDS encoding 3-hydroxybutyryl-CoA dehydrogenase, whose amino-acid sequence MTDIERVGVVGCGQMGAGIAEVCARAGLDVKVAETTGEALEIGRTRLFNSLSKAAERGKISEEERDATQARLSFTTDLGEFADRDLVIEAVVENEQVKTEIFQVLDQVVTRPDAILASNTSSIPLVKLAVATSRPDQVIGIHFFNPAPVQKLVELIPALTTSEGTLSRAQGLVEKILGKHAIRAQDRSGFVVNALLIPYLLSAIRMFESGIASREDIDNGMELGCAHPMGPLKLSDLIGLDTVASVASSMYEEYKEPLYAAPPLLQRMVDAGRLGRKSGSGFYSYA is encoded by the coding sequence GTGACCGACATCGAACGCGTCGGAGTGGTCGGCTGCGGCCAGATGGGAGCGGGCATCGCCGAGGTGTGCGCCCGCGCCGGTCTTGACGTCAAGGTCGCCGAGACCACCGGCGAGGCCCTGGAGATCGGCCGGACCCGTCTGTTCAACTCGCTGTCCAAGGCGGCCGAGCGCGGCAAGATCTCCGAGGAGGAGCGGGACGCGACGCAGGCCCGGCTCAGCTTCACCACCGACCTCGGCGAGTTCGCGGACCGCGATCTGGTGATCGAGGCCGTCGTCGAGAACGAGCAGGTGAAGACGGAGATCTTCCAGGTGCTCGACCAGGTGGTGACCCGGCCAGACGCGATCCTCGCCTCCAACACCTCCTCGATCCCGCTGGTGAAGCTCGCCGTCGCCACCTCGCGCCCCGACCAGGTCATCGGCATCCACTTCTTCAACCCGGCCCCGGTGCAGAAGCTCGTCGAGCTGATCCCGGCCCTCACCACCTCCGAGGGCACCCTCAGCCGCGCGCAGGGGCTCGTCGAGAAGATCCTCGGCAAGCACGCGATCCGCGCCCAGGACCGCTCCGGCTTCGTGGTCAACGCCCTCCTCATCCCGTATCTGCTCTCCGCGATCCGGATGTTCGAGTCGGGCATCGCCAGCCGTGAGGACATCGACAACGGCATGGAGCTGGGCTGCGCCCATCCGATGGGCCCGCTCAAGCTGTCCGACCTGATCGGCCTGGACACGGTGGCCTCGGTCGCGTCGTCGATGTACGAGGAGTACAAGGAACCGCTGTACGCCGCTCCCCCGCTGCTCCAGCGCATGGTGGACGCGGGCCGGCTGGGCCGGAAGTCGGGCTCGGGCTTCTACTCCTACGCCTGA
- the pheS gene encoding phenylalanine--tRNA ligase subunit alpha: MSAPNKSYDPVEVEALKPEEIERMRDEALAAFAAAGDLDALQEAKVAHTGGTSPLALANREIGALPPHAKAAAGKLVGQARGAVNKALGARQAELEAERDARVLVEEAVDVTLPYDRVPAGARHPLTTFMERVADVFVAMGYEIAEGPEVEAEWFNFDALNFTPDHPARQMQDTFFVEGPKGTEGDESGVVLRTHTSPVQARAMLDREPPVYIVCPGRVYRTDELDATHTPVFHQIELLAIDEGLTMADLKGTLDHMVQTLFGADMKTRLRPNYFPFTEPSAEMDMLCYVCKGESVGNPDRPCRTCSSEGWIELGGCGMVNPRVLTACGVDPEKYSGFAFGFGIERMLMFRHNVEDMRDMVEGDVRFTRPFGMEI; this comes from the coding sequence ATGTCGGCACCGAATAAGTCGTACGACCCTGTAGAGGTCGAGGCCTTGAAACCGGAAGAGATCGAGCGCATGCGGGACGAGGCGCTCGCCGCCTTCGCGGCCGCCGGCGACCTCGACGCGCTCCAGGAGGCCAAGGTCGCCCACACCGGCGGCACCTCGCCGCTGGCCCTCGCCAACCGCGAGATCGGCGCCCTGCCCCCGCATGCCAAGGCCGCGGCCGGCAAGCTGGTCGGCCAGGCCCGTGGCGCCGTGAACAAGGCCCTCGGCGCCCGCCAGGCCGAGCTGGAGGCCGAGCGCGACGCCCGCGTGCTGGTCGAGGAGGCGGTGGACGTCACACTGCCGTACGACCGCGTACCGGCCGGCGCCCGCCACCCGCTGACCACGTTCATGGAGCGCGTCGCGGATGTCTTCGTGGCCATGGGCTACGAGATCGCGGAAGGCCCCGAGGTCGAGGCGGAGTGGTTCAACTTCGACGCCCTCAACTTCACCCCGGACCACCCGGCCCGGCAGATGCAGGACACCTTCTTCGTCGAGGGCCCGAAGGGCACCGAAGGAGACGAGTCCGGTGTCGTGCTGCGCACCCACACCTCGCCCGTGCAGGCCCGCGCCATGCTCGACCGCGAGCCGCCCGTCTACATCGTCTGCCCCGGCCGCGTCTACCGCACCGACGAGCTGGACGCCACGCACACCCCGGTCTTCCACCAGATCGAGCTGCTCGCCATCGACGAGGGCCTGACCATGGCCGACCTCAAGGGCACCCTGGACCACATGGTCCAGACGCTCTTCGGCGCGGACATGAAGACGCGGCTGCGGCCGAACTACTTCCCGTTCACCGAGCCGTCCGCCGAGATGGACATGCTCTGCTACGTCTGCAAGGGCGAGTCCGTCGGCAACCCCGACCGTCCCTGCCGCACCTGCTCCAGCGAGGGCTGGATCGAGCTCGGCGGCTGCGGCATGGTCAACCCCCGTGTCCTCACCGCCTGCGGGGTGGACCCGGAGAAGTACAGCGGATTCGCCTTCGGGTTCGGCATCGAGCGGATGCTGATGTTCCGCCACAACGTCGAAGACATGCGAGACATGGTCGAGGGTGACGTCCGGTTCACCCGGCCGTTCGGGATGGAGATCTGA
- a CDS encoding NUDIX hydrolase yields the protein MQWTKQNEQTVYENRWFSVNLADVELPDGRHLDHFLIRLRPVAVATVVNEANEVLLLWRHRFITDSWGWELAAGVVEDGEDIAVAAARELEEETGWRPGPLRHLMSVEPSNGLTDARHHIFWADEGVYTGHPVDDFESDRREWVPLKLVPDMVARGEVPAANMAAALLLLHHLRLGQDALP from the coding sequence GTGCAGTGGACGAAACAGAACGAACAAACTGTGTATGAAAACCGCTGGTTCAGCGTCAATCTCGCGGATGTCGAGCTGCCGGACGGCCGGCACCTCGATCACTTCTTGATACGGCTGCGGCCCGTCGCCGTGGCCACCGTCGTGAATGAGGCCAACGAAGTGCTGCTCCTGTGGCGGCACCGCTTCATCACCGACAGCTGGGGGTGGGAGCTCGCGGCGGGCGTCGTCGAGGACGGCGAGGACATCGCCGTGGCGGCGGCCCGTGAACTCGAGGAGGAGACCGGCTGGCGACCGGGACCCCTGCGCCATCTGATGAGCGTCGAGCCCTCCAACGGGCTCACCGACGCCCGGCACCACATCTTCTGGGCCGACGAAGGCGTGTACACCGGGCACCCTGTGGACGACTTCGAGTCGGACCGTCGGGAGTGGGTTCCCCTCAAGCTCGTACCCGACATGGTCGCCCGGGGCGAGGTCCCGGCCGCCAATATGGCGGCCGCGCTGCTCCTCCTGCATCATCTGAGGCTCGGGCAGGACGCTTTGCCCTGA
- a CDS encoding DUF1844 domain-containing protein: protein MSDTPPQTPDFDTMTRDIAEVPAVEVIVTVAVNLMSAAAVKLGLTEEGDEHKDLDEARKLVHALAGLLDASTTEISSFHAAPLRDGLKSLQLAFREASLVPDEPGQGPGEKYTGAVYG from the coding sequence ATGAGTGACACCCCTCCCCAGACTCCCGACTTCGACACCATGACCCGCGACATCGCCGAGGTCCCCGCGGTCGAGGTGATCGTGACGGTCGCAGTGAACCTGATGAGCGCCGCCGCCGTGAAGCTCGGTCTGACCGAGGAGGGCGACGAGCACAAGGACCTGGACGAGGCCCGCAAGCTGGTGCACGCCCTGGCCGGTCTGCTCGACGCGAGCACGACGGAGATCAGCTCCTTCCACGCGGCGCCGCTGCGGGACGGCCTGAAGTCGCTGCAGCTGGCGTTCCGCGAGGCGTCGCTCGTCCCGGACGAGCCGGGCCAGGGGCCGGGCGAGAAGTACACGGGCGCGGTCTACGGCTGA
- a CDS encoding TrmH family RNA methyltransferase, producing MSAAPELISPRSPRVSAARRLAKRNFRGKEQLFLAEGPQAVREAAAHRAADAATLVELFATAEAAERYADIIGEARDAGARVHLADEAVIADISTTVTPQGLVGICRFLDTPFEEILAARPRLVAVLAHVRDPGNAGTVLRCADAAGAEAVVLTDASVDLYNPKSVRASVGSLFHLPVAVGVPVDQAVAGLKDAGVRILAADGAGDDDLDDELDKGTMGGPTAWVFGNEAWGLPEETRALADAVVRVPIHGKAESLNLATAAAVCLYASARAQRASGGCRSVTDS from the coding sequence ATGTCGGCCGCCCCCGAGCTGATCTCCCCGCGCTCTCCTCGTGTCTCCGCCGCGCGGCGGCTCGCCAAGCGGAACTTCCGGGGGAAGGAACAGCTGTTTCTCGCCGAGGGCCCGCAGGCCGTGCGGGAGGCGGCGGCGCACCGCGCCGCGGACGCCGCCACGCTCGTCGAGCTCTTCGCGACCGCCGAGGCGGCGGAGCGGTACGCCGACATCATCGGGGAGGCCCGGGACGCCGGGGCGCGCGTGCACCTCGCGGACGAGGCGGTGATCGCCGACATCTCGACCACCGTGACCCCCCAGGGGCTCGTCGGGATCTGCCGCTTCCTGGACACCCCCTTCGAGGAGATCCTCGCGGCCCGGCCGAGGCTCGTCGCCGTACTCGCCCATGTGCGCGACCCGGGGAACGCCGGCACCGTGCTGCGCTGCGCCGACGCCGCCGGCGCCGAGGCCGTCGTACTGACCGACGCCTCCGTGGACCTCTACAACCCCAAGTCGGTGCGCGCCTCCGTCGGCTCGCTGTTCCACCTGCCCGTCGCCGTCGGCGTGCCCGTCGACCAGGCCGTCGCCGGACTCAAGGACGCAGGCGTGCGGATCCTGGCCGCGGACGGCGCGGGCGACGACGACCTCGACGACGAACTCGACAAGGGCACCATGGGCGGGCCCACCGCCTGGGTGTTCGGGAACGAGGCCTGGGGGCTCCCGGAGGAGACGCGTGCGCTGGCCGACGCCGTCGTGCGCGTTCCCATCCACGGAAAAGCCGAGAGCCTGAACCTCGCCACGGCCGCCGCCGTATGTCTCTACGCGTCCGCCCGTGCACAGCGCGCCTCCGGAGGGTGCCGCTCCGTCACGGACAGCTAG
- a CDS encoding SseB family protein, translating to MANKNIPDSGFSDDDGSADPRLSAALAAWAEDRTAVGPVLDALKGARLLVPVVAVLGEVEEDENGLRREKTSDMAVPTLKAGNRTALPAFTSTESLARWDPQARPVAVPLHQALQAAVHEKADTIVLDLAGPVAYELTGPALLALAEGRTTTDPLADPAVVDAVRTAVAAVPAVRRAHLGPGQADGTLALVLDPAAAPAEAARAVAERLAADTTLRARLVRGLDLALLPAEATPPGEPLFVRS from the coding sequence GTGGCGAACAAGAACATTCCCGACTCCGGCTTCTCCGACGACGACGGCTCCGCCGACCCCCGGCTGAGCGCGGCGCTCGCCGCCTGGGCCGAGGACCGCACGGCCGTCGGCCCGGTCCTGGACGCGCTCAAGGGCGCCCGCCTGCTCGTGCCCGTGGTGGCCGTGCTCGGCGAGGTCGAGGAGGACGAGAACGGGCTGCGCCGCGAGAAGACCAGCGACATGGCGGTGCCGACCCTGAAGGCCGGGAACCGCACCGCACTGCCGGCCTTCACCTCCACCGAGTCGCTGGCCCGCTGGGACCCGCAGGCCCGCCCCGTCGCCGTCCCCCTGCACCAGGCGCTGCAGGCCGCCGTGCACGAGAAGGCGGACACGATCGTGCTCGACCTGGCCGGCCCCGTCGCGTACGAGCTGACGGGCCCCGCACTGCTCGCCCTCGCCGAGGGACGGACGACGACGGACCCGCTCGCGGACCCCGCCGTGGTCGACGCCGTACGCACCGCCGTCGCCGCCGTGCCCGCGGTCCGGCGTGCCCACCTCGGTCCCGGGCAGGCGGACGGCACCCTGGCTCTCGTACTGGATCCGGCCGCGGCGCCGGCCGAGGCAGCCCGCGCGGTCGCCGAGCGGCTGGCGGCCGACACAACGCTGAGGGCCCGCCTGGTGCGCGGGCTCGACCTGGCACTTCTGCCGGCCGAGGCCACGCCGCCGGGCGAGCCCCTCTTCGTGCGGAGCTAA
- a CDS encoding PP2C family protein-serine/threonine phosphatase → MLRRRSRRESRRFRRALSIALPTVWGTTAITYKLACPLAQQNGLGARIVTSAVFFAVGTGLILQVRHTLLRELRQARKVAGAAQSVLLRPLPSRIGGLNIAAAQLSADRGATVGGDLYEVIATEHGVRVVIGDVRGHGLAAIGTVAAVLGSFREAVHDEAELAGVLQRLERAMVRHLRERARAEPPSAGPDPDSLVAEEFVTVLLLEIRHDGEVYALNCGHPWPYLLSGSRVELLARAEPLPPLGPFPLPAELPSTSCGPLQPGEALFLHTDGAEDARDARGRFFPLAAVLGEVVRIPAVSPQAVLKAVFAGLLRHTGGRPSDDVALLVLHNDPHRTSTTANHPMAHHVQ, encoded by the coding sequence ATGCTCCGGCGCCGCTCGCGCCGGGAGTCCCGGCGTTTCCGGCGGGCGCTGTCGATAGCGCTGCCCACCGTCTGGGGCACGACGGCGATCACCTACAAACTGGCCTGCCCGCTCGCGCAGCAGAACGGGCTCGGCGCGCGGATCGTCACCAGCGCCGTGTTCTTCGCCGTCGGCACCGGGCTGATCCTTCAGGTCCGACACACACTGCTGCGGGAGTTGCGACAGGCCCGCAAGGTCGCGGGCGCCGCCCAGAGCGTGCTGCTGCGGCCGCTGCCGTCGCGGATCGGCGGGCTGAACATCGCGGCGGCCCAGCTCTCCGCCGACCGCGGCGCCACCGTCGGCGGCGATCTGTACGAGGTGATCGCCACCGAGCACGGCGTACGCGTGGTGATAGGCGATGTACGGGGGCACGGGCTGGCGGCCATCGGGACGGTCGCCGCCGTCCTCGGCAGCTTCCGCGAGGCGGTGCACGACGAGGCCGAACTCGCCGGTGTCCTCCAACGGCTCGAACGGGCCATGGTCCGGCATCTGCGGGAGCGGGCCAGAGCCGAGCCCCCCTCGGCGGGCCCGGATCCGGACAGCCTGGTCGCCGAGGAGTTCGTCACCGTGCTGCTGCTGGAGATCCGCCACGACGGGGAGGTGTACGCCCTCAACTGCGGGCACCCCTGGCCGTATCTCCTCAGCGGCAGCCGGGTGGAACTGCTCGCGCGCGCCGAACCCCTGCCCCCGCTCGGACCGTTCCCGCTGCCCGCCGAGCTGCCGTCCACCAGCTGTGGCCCGCTTCAGCCCGGGGAGGCGCTGTTCCTGCACACCGACGGCGCCGAGGACGCGCGCGATGCCCGTGGCCGGTTCTTTCCGCTGGCCGCCGTCCTCGGCGAGGTCGTGCGGATCCCGGCGGTGTCGCCGCAGGCCGTCCTGAAGGCCGTCTTCGCCGGGCTTCTGCGCCACACCGGCGGCAGACCGTCGGACGACGTGGCCCTGCTGGTCCTGCACAACGACCCGCACCGCACCTCCACGACGGCGAACCACCCGATGGCTCACCACGTGCAGTAG